DNA from Coriobacteriaceae bacterium:
AGGAGTGCATGGACGACGACTTTAACACCGCCGGTGCCATGGGTGCCGTCTTTGGCTTCGTGACCGAGTGCAACCAGTACTTGGAGCAGGCGGGCGACGCAGCCGACAAGGCCGCCGCGCTTGCCGCCGCCGACACGCTGGCCGAGCTACTCGACACCTTTGGTGTTGAGCTCCCCGAGCCCAAGGTCGAGCTGCCGCTGGGTCTGCTGGGTGTTGCCGCCGGTCTGGTTGCCTATACGGGCGACGACGTGGACGAGGCTGCTGCCAAGATTCTCGAAGCCCGCGCCGAGGCCCGTGCCGCCAAGAACTGGGATCTGGCCGACGCCATCCGCGACCAGCTCAAGGACCTGGGCCTCACCATTGAGGATACGGCCGCGGGCACTCGTATTAAGAGTCTCTAGTATTTGTCGACCGTTCGAGGTGCGGCAGATTGCCTTGAAAGAGAAGGGCATAGACCTGGTGGTCATGCCCGACGATTGAAAGGCAAGGTGCCGTGGCTCGGACGGTCGATTCTTGTTCGTTATCTATTTAAGGAGGCCGCTTTATGGCCGACAATCGCAAGCGTGCGCCTCGTGGCGGCAAGCAGGCCGCTTCTGGCTCGCGTCCGATTCGCCGCAATGACCGCGCTGCCGCTCCCAAGGGCCAGCGTGATCGCACTCAGGCCGCACGTCCGCAGCGCGATCGCAACCGCGACGCTGTCCAGGCTCCCAAGGGCGAGTTTATCGAAGGTCGCCGTGCTGCCGCCGAGGCGCTGCGCACCGGTTTTCCCGTCAAGTGTGCGCTCATCGCCGAGGGCGGGGAGCGCGATGCCGCCTTGTCGCGCCTGGTCGACGACCTCAACGCTGCGGGCGTCCGCATTAAGTATGTGCCGCGCGCGCAGCTCGATGCGCTATCGAGCCATGGCGCTCACCAGGGCATTGCGCTCGAGGTGGGCAACTTCCCCTATGCCGATGTCGCCGATATTCTCGACCGCGCGGGCGACGGTCCGGCGCTCGTCATCGTGCTCGACCATGTGACCGACGACGGCAACTTTGGTGCCATCGTGCGCTCCGCCGAGGTCGTGGGCGCGGCAGGCGTCATCATTGCCAACAAGCGCGCCGCCGGTGTGACCGTCGGCAGCTACAAGACCTCTGCCGGCGCCGTCATGCACCTGCCTATCGCGCAGGTTCCTAATATCGCCCGTGCGCTCGACGACCTCAAGGCCGCTGGCTTTTGGGTGGGCGGTGCTTCCGAGCACGCCGAGGGCAGCTGCTGGGATGCTCCCTTCGAGGGCCGCGTGGCGCTCGTCATGGGCTCCGAGGGCGACGGCATCTCGCGCCTGGTGCTTGAGAAATGCGACTTTTTGACCAAGCTTCCCCAGCGCGGCATGACCGAGAGTCTCAACGTTGCCCAGGCGACAACGGCGCTGTGCTTTGAGTGGCTGCGCCGCAACGCCGGCGAGCTCATGGGGGAGGAGTAGCGCATGTCCAAAAAGAACCGTGCCAAGTCCAAGGCCAAGCGCTTTGGCGAGGGCTCGGCCAAGCCGATTGTTTCGGCCGCGACCTACGGCGTGGGCGGCAATGCGTTTGCGCAGGCTATCGCCGACCCAGTCTCGACGGTGCACTCCAACAAGCCCGAGCTGCTGGTGGTCGACGGTTACAACGTGATTCACTGCACGCCGCGCTACGAAAAGCTCGTGTACGACCATTCCGACGATCCGTATTCCAGCGACGTTCACGATATGGCGCGCACGGCGCTCATTAATGACGTAGCTGCGTTTGCCCAGGGCCGCTACGAGGCCGTGATCGTATTTGACGGCGCGGGCAATATCTCCAGCGAGCGCCCCAACCTACCGGCCCGCGGTGTGCGCATTGAGTTTTCGCCGACGGGTGTTTCGGCCGATACCGTGGTGCAGAAGCTCTGCATCGAGGCACGTGAGGAAGGCCGCGCGTGCTCCGTGGTATCGAGCGACGGCACGATCCAGGCCGTCGTCATGGGTAAGGGCGTCACGCGCATCTCGAGCCGTATGCTGGTGGACGAGATCAAACAGATCGATAACGACGTTCACGAGGCAGAGGAAGCTCCGCAGATCAAGATGACTCTGGGCAGTCGCCTGAGCCCCGATGCCCTGGCCAAGCTCAAGGCCCTGCGCGGGAGGTAGGGAAGTTGGCGGGGCAATGCTGCCTCGCTAACTCCATTCAGCGATATCGATCATTCTTTCGAGGCGCCACGTTAGCGCCTCTTTTAGATATGGCAGCCTTGCCGTGAGCGCGTCGTTTCTGGAAAGAATCTCGATTGCCTCGTCAACGAAGCCTTCGAGTTTGTCGCCGTCAAACCAGCCCATGTCCTCGACGAGCAACATTTGTTTGGCGGGGCTTGAATGAAATTGTGCGCTGGTAAAACTGTGCTCTCCCGCCCTAAGCTCCTCTAGTGATATGTTGCACCAGAGCGATGAGCCCGAATCGAAGATGGGGGCAGGTCTGCAGGCTTGCGTGTTTACGTTTCGCACGAGGCCGAAGTTGCGCCAATGACGATCGTAGTTGGCAATGATGTCGTCACATACGATCATGCGGTCAAGGGCATCCTTGACGCCTGTCACCCCGAGCTCCTCGCAGTTTGCTACATATCGCTCGTAGTCGGTTAGCCGTTCATCTGCGTTTGCGTGCTGGTTTACATAGAATGCAGGGACATACTCTTCTTCATCAGTTAAGAAGACATCGCATGTGCTCAGGGCGGAAGTGCCCGTGCCCTCGAGCGAGTAAGGCACATAATCGCAGGCGTTTAGAATGCGACGGTGGAGCGCGGTCGCCACCAGCTCGTTATAAGGTTCCTGGTCCAGGTGCGCTCCTGCCTTATGCAGAATTCGACGTTCGCCCTCGCACGTCCAGTACTTTTGAAGATTGCCGTCCGAGGTGTTATCGGGCTTTGCGGCAGCCGCTTTTCCCTCTGGGGCAAAGGGTGCAATGGACAGTGAGACGTCATCAAAGGCGTTATTGAAGAAGTTGATATCCTCCCAGGTGAGACCGGAACCTTGGGGCCTAATCCAATACTGGTCGGATAAGGAGAGGCCGAGATTTCGCTGGACGAGTTCATCGGGAACATCGACTGCGGCTTCTGCAAGCAGGGAGGCTAGCCCAATGCGTGCGAGCGGGATACCGCGGCCGCGCCACCAGATGCGGAAGGAGTCTAGCGATATGGGGCTATTAGGGCCAAATACTCCAATAGGGGCGTGGGCGTAATCGATGTCGGCACCGATGTGGGTAAAGTCTTTTCGCGATGTGCTGTAGACCAGCTGAGCGACTTCGTACGTGCGGTTCATGAGGGTGAACGCGATCTCGCTCTTACCGTGGCCGCGGCGGGGACGTCCCCCCGTTTTGGTCACAGAGCGGAGTCGCGTGTCGACGCTGTCTTTGTCGATGAGCCATACACCAGAAGCCTTGCGGGCCTCAAGTGCTCCGTTTTTTATGAGCTCCTGCACCCTGCGCGGAGTGATGCCGAGCAGCTCGGCGGCTTCTTTGGTAGTAAGCATCGCGAAACCCTTCGCCAGAACGAATAGTTTTATATATAGCAATTGTAATTAAAACTATTCGTTCTGGCGAATGGTTTTAAGATTGAGGGCGCACTGACAGAAATGAACGGGCCTGGTATGCGTTGTTGCTGGATTTTGCATATTTGTATAACGCCGTGCGGCCTGTTGCGCCCCGTCCGCAATTCCTTTATTCTTAACTGGCTTCGCGTGAAAGCGCCAAGTGTGCCAGTGTGGCGCAACGGTAGCGCAACTGATTTGTAATCAGTGGGCTGCAGGTTCGATTCCTGTCACTGGCTCCATGAGAGTTTCGGGCTCTGTTCCTTGTGGGACAGGGCCCGTTTCTATTTATGTCGATAAGTCAGTAGGTTTGGTGCCAACCAAGCTTCAGGTTTGTCTCAATCTGTAACATGAAGAGGCTGAAAACCGTTCTAGCTGTTACAGAATGAGACGTAAGCTGGGGTCTCTGCGTAATATCTCGATCTGTAACAGATGGGGGAGGAATAACCCTCTTACTGTTACAGATCGAGACAAAGGCCGGACCGGTCCCAGTCATCCTGCCCGAGCGAGGATTTCCGGACATACGAGCGTGGAATATCTCCCACCTGGAGGCTGAGCGTGGATAATCTCCCACTTTGGGCTCGAAGCCACGCCAAAAGTGGGAGATTATCCACGCTCGATTCTGTCTGGGAAGCCCGATCTCGACCTATATATAGGTGCAAATGAGTCGTTATCGAAGTAATATTCTACAGGCTCACTCCACTACGCCAAAGTGTTCCCTCGGGAAATGTCACCGCAATATGCAAATTCACCGTCCTTCATATCCAAACTCAGCAAAACGGCAGGTCAAAGCTATATGGATACGCCCGGAGCCGTGTATCTAGAGGTTTTCGTTGACAGCCCCCAAGGTGGCATCGTATTATCTTCTTCGTTCGCGGGGGCGGCGGTCCAAAAGACCAAAGGACCTGCGGATACTTGAACGATTGGGAGTTTGCCCGAGTGGTTAATGGGGACGGGCTGTAAACCCGTTGGCTCTGCCTACATAGGTTCGAATCCTATAGCTCCCACCCGTCAAGTGCCTGTATAGCTCAGTCGGTAGAGCACTTCGTTGGTAACGAAGAGGTCACCAGTTCAAGTCTGGTTGCAGGCTCCATCCGGCGGTGTAGCTCAGTTGGTTAGAGCACACGGTTCATACCCGTGGCGTCACTGGTTCGAATCCAGTCACCGCTACCATAGGTAACACGGTGGCTTCTCAATAATATGTTGAGAGGCCACTATGGTATAAAGGCAAAGTCCCGTCCGGGGACGACCTGTTTAGAGGAGGGCTTTATGGCCAAAGAGAAGTTTGAGCGCACTAAGCCGCATGTTAACATCGGCACCATTGGTCACGTCGACCACGGCAAGACCACGCTGACCGCTGCCATCACCAAGGTTCTCTCCGAGACCGAGGGCTGCAAGGCTGACTTCACTGCGTTCGAGAACATCGACAAGGCTCCCGAGGAGCGCGAGCGCGGCATTACGATCTCCGTCTCCCACGTCGAGTACGAGACTGCTGCCCGTCACTACGCTCACGTTGACTGCCCGGGCCACGCTGACTACGTCAAGAACATGATCTCCGGTGCTGCTCAGATGGACGGCGCTATCCTGGTCATCGCCGCTACCGACGGCCCCATGGCTCAGACCCGCGAGCACATCCTGCTCGCCCGTCAGGTCGGCGTTCCCTACATCGTCGTCTTCCTGAACAAGTGCGACATGGTCGACGATGACGAGCTCATCGACCTCGTCGAGATGGAGACCCGTGAGCTCCTCTCCGAGTACGATTTCCCCGGCGACGACATCCCCGTCATCCGTGGTTCCGCTCTGGGCGCTCTCGAGGGCGACGCCAAGTGGATGGACGCCATTCGCGAGCTCATGAACGCTGTCGACGAGTACATCCCGACGCCTGCTCGTAACAACGACCTCCCGTTCCTGATGGCCGTTGAGGACGTTATGACCATCTCCGGCCGTGGTACCGTTGCTACCGGCCGTGTCGAGCGCGGTGAGCTCAAGCTCAACGAGCCCGTCGAGATCGTCGGCATCAAGGATACCCAGAACACCGTTGTTACCGGTATCGAGATGTTCCGTAAGTCCATGGACTTCTGCGAGGCTGGCGACAACGTCGGTCTGCTGCTCCGCGGCATCAAACGTGAGGACATCGAGCGCGGCCAGGTTCTCTGCAAGCCCGGTTCGGTTACCCCGCACACCAAGTTCACCGGCGAGATCTACGTTCTGACCAAGGAGGAGGGTGGCCGTCACACCCCGTTCTTCGATGGTTATCGTCCTCAGTTCTACTTCCGTACCACCGACGTTACCGGTACGGTCAAGCTCCCCGAGGGCACCGAGATGGCTATGCCTGGTGACCACATCACCATCGAGGGCGACCTCATCCACCCGATCGCCATGGAGGAGGGCCTGCGCTTCGCTATCCGCGAGGGTGGCCACACCGTCGGTTCGGGCATCGTCTCCACGATCATTGAGTAAATTAGCTCTTTGATATAGCTGACTTAGAGAACCCGGCACTTATATGGGTGCCGGGTTCTTTTCTGCAATGGATATTGAGCCGTTGCTGGTGTCGAGAGGATCGATAATGGTCCTGGATGCACCGTCGATTAGCTCTCGATGGCTTCATTGATGTGTTCCAAATATGAATGGATCCACCGAGAACCAATTGACTCGAGGTTTTCATTGACAGCACTTACGTGGAGCTGATAAAGTAACAACTCGTGCCCGTACGGGGCGGAAATGAAAGGTTCAGGATACATGCGTACTCTAGTTACTCTTGCGTGCACTGAGTGCAAGCGCCGCAACTATACGACCACCAAGAACAAGTCGACCATGCCTGATCGTATGGAGATC
Protein-coding regions in this window:
- the tuf gene encoding elongation factor Tu, with protein sequence MAKEKFERTKPHVNIGTIGHVDHGKTTLTAAITKVLSETEGCKADFTAFENIDKAPEERERGITISVSHVEYETAARHYAHVDCPGHADYVKNMISGAAQMDGAILVIAATDGPMAQTREHILLARQVGVPYIVVFLNKCDMVDDDELIDLVEMETRELLSEYDFPGDDIPVIRGSALGALEGDAKWMDAIRELMNAVDEYIPTPARNNDLPFLMAVEDVMTISGRGTVATGRVERGELKLNEPVEIVGIKDTQNTVVTGIEMFRKSMDFCEAGDNVGLLLRGIKREDIERGQVLCKPGSVTPHTKFTGEIYVLTKEEGGRHTPFFDGYRPQFYFRTTDVTGTVKLPEGTEMAMPGDHITIEGDLIHPIAMEEGLRFAIREGGHTVGSGIVSTIIE
- a CDS encoding NYN domain-containing protein; this encodes MSKKNRAKSKAKRFGEGSAKPIVSAATYGVGGNAFAQAIADPVSTVHSNKPELLVVDGYNVIHCTPRYEKLVYDHSDDPYSSDVHDMARTALINDVAAFAQGRYEAVIVFDGAGNISSERPNLPARGVRIEFSPTGVSADTVVQKLCIEAREEGRACSVVSSDGTIQAVVMGKGVTRISSRMLVDEIKQIDNDVHEAEEAPQIKMTLGSRLSPDALAKLKALRGR
- the rpmG gene encoding 50S ribosomal protein L33 yields the protein MRTLVTLACTECKRRNYTTTKNKSTMPDRMEIKKYCPWCRHHTLHKETR
- the rlmB gene encoding 23S rRNA (guanosine(2251)-2'-O)-methyltransferase RlmB: MADNRKRAPRGGKQAASGSRPIRRNDRAAAPKGQRDRTQAARPQRDRNRDAVQAPKGEFIEGRRAAAEALRTGFPVKCALIAEGGERDAALSRLVDDLNAAGVRIKYVPRAQLDALSSHGAHQGIALEVGNFPYADVADILDRAGDGPALVIVLDHVTDDGNFGAIVRSAEVVGAAGVIIANKRAAGVTVGSYKTSAGAVMHLPIAQVPNIARALDDLKAAGFWVGGASEHAEGSCWDAPFEGRVALVMGSEGDGISRLVLEKCDFLTKLPQRGMTESLNVAQATTALCFEWLRRNAGELMGEE
- a CDS encoding DNA-binding protein, whose amino-acid sequence is MLYIKLFVLAKGFAMLTTKEAAELLGITPRRVQELIKNGALEARKASGVWLIDKDSVDTRLRSVTKTGGRPRRGHGKSEIAFTLMNRTYEVAQLVYSTSRKDFTHIGADIDYAHAPIGVFGPNSPISLDSFRIWWRGRGIPLARIGLASLLAEAAVDVPDELVQRNLGLSLSDQYWIRPQGSGLTWEDINFFNNAFDDVSLSIAPFAPEGKAAAAKPDNTSDGNLQKYWTCEGERRILHKAGAHLDQEPYNELVATALHRRILNACDYVPYSLEGTGTSALSTCDVFLTDEEEYVPAFYVNQHANADERLTDYERYVANCEELGVTGVKDALDRMIVCDDIIANYDRHWRNFGLVRNVNTQACRPAPIFDSGSSLWCNISLEELRAGEHSFTSAQFHSSPAKQMLLVEDMGWFDGDKLEGFVDEAIEILSRNDALTARLPYLKEALTWRLERMIDIAEWS